Genomic segment of Mercurialis annua linkage group LG6, ddMerAnnu1.2, whole genome shotgun sequence:
GCAAGTGGCGATGATGGCGAAAGTATGGCCATCTGACGAGCCAAGATATATTTTTCCTATGAGGTCGACCGCCCATCCTCTAAATGGCCACGACTTGATGATGGAATGGAGTTCCTCGGCCAGGACGTGCTGTATCAGGCCATATTTCTGACATGCTTCACACACTTTAGCATATCTTATGTagtcttgttccattttcggccaatagaagccgtatttatggatcAGCCATCTCATTCTGGGGCCTGCCTGGTGAGCGCCCGCTATCCCTTCATGTACTTCAGCCATTGCTAATATTGCTTCCTTTGGACCGATGCATCTGAAGAGTAGCCCTTCAAAACCCTTTTTGTATAATTCGCCCGCTAGGACAACGTAGTTTAGGGCCAGGGTCCTTAACCTCCTATTCGTCTGGTCCGGTTCCTCAAACCATCTTAAGATCTCAGTCCTCCAATCCTGGGTGACATCCAATTGGTAGGCCGAAAATTTCCTTTCGTCGATGGTGATGCCCCTAGTATGGAGGTTTGGCGTTTCTCTTTCGATTGCGTCGAACTGGAGATTCATCTTGTACCAACTGCCGTGTTGAGCCAGATCATTCGCGATACCGTTATCAGCCCTCTCGGTGTATTCTAACCTTGTATCTTGAAAGCCTTTGATCAGGTGTTTTGCCTTGTTGCAATACCTTACTAGTAGCTCGGACTCGCACTTAAACTCCCCAATCACTTGTTTGATGACCAACAAAGAATCGCCTCTGACGTTAATTGCCTTTGCCCTCAGTTCGGCCAAAATTTCGAGACCGAATATCAGGGCTTCGTATTCTGCTTAGTTGTTGGTACATTCAAACTGGAGTTTGAACGATAGTCGGTAAGATGCCCCCAGGGGCGAGACGATGTGCACTCCGGTGCCTGCCCCCTGGCTAGTCCTGAACCCATCGAACCACATCTCCCATATGGCTACGTCGCAGCAATTAATTGTTTCCTCCCTAAGGGTGATACCAGGATGATCGGCCAGGAAATCGGTCAACacttgtccttttactgctctCTGAGGAACGTACACCAACGTAAACTCGGACATTGCGATCGCCCACTTCCCAATCCGATTTCTTAAGTATGGTTTTGACATaatatacttaatgatatcggtctgggaTAGTACGTACACTACTACTAGCAGGATGTAATATTGTAGCTTGCAGCATGTGAAGTACAGACACAGACACATcttttctatgtcggtatagAGAATCTCCGTATCGTTCAGCCCACGGCTCAGATAGTAGACCGCTCTTTCGATCCTGTTatcctcttgggcgagcatgCATCCCAGAGATTCATGTGCAGCCGATAAATAAAGCAACAGTGGCTTGTTCGGCTTTGGAGGGGTCATGACTGGAGGTTTAGCCGAGTACTCTTTTAAGTCGTCGAACACCTTCTGCTGCTCGTTCGTCCATACCCATTGATCGATCTCTTTTCCTCGTAGAATAACACTCCAGCTACGAAGTCGGCCTGCCGTTTCGCTATAAATCGCCTTAGGAAATTTATTTGACCGATGAGTCTCTGaagctgcttcttggttttgggtggttcaTCATTGATTTTATCTATCTCTACTCCCTGCTGGTGAACCAAAAAACCCAAGAAGTTCCCGGCCGATACTCCGAATGCACACTTAAGAGGGTTCATCTTTAATCTATTAGCTCGTATGCACCCCTTCCTCAGATCGGCCAAATGAACTGCCTCGGTGTTTGACTTTACTACCACATCGTCGATATACACTTCAAGGCAATCCAGTCCTCTGAACATCTTATTCATCGCCCTTTGGTAGGTCGCACCCGCATTCTTCAAGGCGAAAGGCATAACGACCCACTCGTAAGCTCTGATCGGCCCAGGTCATCTAAAAGCTGTTTTAGACACGTCTTCCTTGCTGATCGATACTTGGTTGTACCCAGAATGCGCATCAAGGAAACTGAGCATTGTGTGCCCTGCTGCTCTATCTATCAGCATATCGGCCACAGGCATTGGGTATTCGTCCTTAGGCGTGGCCAGGTTGAGGTTTCGAAAATCGACACATACCCTTAGTTTTCCGTTCTTTTTCATCACGGGTACAATATTAAACAACTATTCAGTGTACTGAGCCTCTCGAATAAACTTTGCATCTTCCAACCGTTTAATTTCATCTTGAATGAGGGTA
This window contains:
- the LOC126687609 gene encoding uncharacterized protein LOC126687609, translated to MTPPKPNKPLLLYLSAAHESLGCMLAQEDNRIERAVYYLSRGLNDTEILYTDIEKMCLCLYFTCCKLQYYILLVVVYVLSQTDIIKYIMSKPYLRNRIGKWAIAMSEFTLVYVPQRAVKGQVLTDFLADHPGITLREETINCCDVAIWEMWFDGFRTSQGAEYEALIFGLEILAELRAKAINVRGDSLLVIKQVIGEFKCESELLVRYCNKAKHLIKGFQDTRLEYTERADNGIANDLAQHGSWYKMNLQFDAIERETPNLHTRGITIDERKFSAYQLDVTQDWRTEILRWFEEPDQTNRRLRTLALNYVVLAGELYKKGFEGLLFRCIGPKEAILAMAEVHEGIAGAHQAGPRMRWLIHKYGFYWPKMEQDYIRYAKVCEACQKYGLIQHVLAEELHSIIKSWPFRGWAVDLIGKIYLGSSDGHTFAIIATCYFTKWVEAKPLKSSTQEAMIKFFKEYIVHRHGLPESITTDQGTMFT